One window from the genome of Mesoplodon densirostris isolate mMesDen1 chromosome 17, mMesDen1 primary haplotype, whole genome shotgun sequence encodes:
- the LOC132477685 gene encoding large ribosomal subunit protein uL30m-like → MAGILCSIVQRPPGRLQMVRKGVEPLVCTDWIHHKFAKSRIPDKVFQPSPEDHEKYGGDPQQPHKLHIVARIKSTKRRPYWEKDIIKMLGLQKAHTPQVHKNTPSVNAKLKVVKHLIRIKPLKLPQGLPTEEDMSSTCLRSTGELVVGWLQNPTDQEVNKS, encoded by the coding sequence ATGGCAGGCATTTTGTGCTCAATAGTTCAGAGGCCCCCAGGCAGACTACAAATGGTGAGAAAAGGTGTGGAGCCCCTTGTTTGTACAGATTGGATTCATCACAAATTTGCGAAGTCAAGAATTCCAGATAAAGTTTTCCAGCCTTCACCTGAAGATCATGAAAAATACGGTGGGGATCCACAGCAACCTCATAAACTGCATATTGTTGCCAGaataaaaagtacaaaaagaCGTCCATATTGGGAGAAAGATATAATAAAGATGCTTGGGTTACAAAAAGCACATACTCCTCAAGTTCACAAGAATACCCCTTCGGTGAATGCAAAACTGAAAGTGGTTAAACATTTGATAAGAATCAAGCCCCTGAAGCTGCCACAGGGTCTCCCAACAGAGGAGGATATGTCCAGCACGTGCCTCAGGAGCactggagagctggtggtggggtGGCTTCAGAACCCCACAGATCAGGAAGTGAATAAGTCCTGA